Proteins from one Xenorhabdus griffiniae genomic window:
- the gltB gene encoding glutamate synthase large subunit, translating to MLYDRLQEKDNCGFGLIAHIEGEPSHKVVRTAIHALARMQHRGAILADGKTGDGCGLLMQKPDRFFQMIANEQSWRLAKNYAVGMLFLSQDAKIAQLCRDIIEQELQHETLSIVGWREVPINRDILGDIALSSLPRIEQVFINAPAGWRAQDLERRLFVSRRRIEKRITDNDFYICSLSNLVTIYKGLCMAADLPRFYPDLADLRMESAICLFHQRFSTNTIPRWPLAQPFRYLAHNGEINTITGNREWAKARAYKFRTPLIPDLHTAAPFVNETGSDSSSLDNMLELFLNGGMDLIRAMRLLVPPAWQNNPDMDDDLRAFFDFNSMHMEPWDGPAGIVISDGRYAACNLDRNGLRPARYVITKDKLITCASEVGIWDYQPDEVVEKGRVGPGELMVIDTYEGRILHSAETDNDLKSRHPYKEWLEKNVKPLIPFEELPETQVGQRGLDDRLLATYHKQFAYSNEELDQVIRTLGENAQEATGSMGDDTPFAVLSSRPRIIYDYFRQQFAQVTNPPIDPLRESHVMSLATRIGREMNVFCEAEGQAHRLCFQSPVLLYSDFVQLTTRQEPYYRADTLDLTFNPQEISLKQAVLTLCERAEELARNGAVLLVLSDRNIAPERIPIPAPMAVGAIQHCLVEKNLRCDTNLIVETASARDPHHFAVLMGFGATAVYPYLAYESLGKMVDDGTINAPYARVMLNYRNGINKGLYKIMSKMGISTISSYRCSKLFEAVGLHQDVTAICFNGVVSRIGGADFSDFEQDLRNLAKRAWLHRHPIDQGGLLKYVHNGEYHAYNPDVVKTLQTAVHSGNYSDYLKYSELVNGRPITTLRDLLALAPKDEPISIEEVEPAEALFKRFDTAAMSIGALSPEAHEALAEAMNTLGGFSNSGEGGEDPARYRTKKVSRIKQVASGRFGVTPAYLASADVIQIKVAQGAKPGEGGQLPGDKVTPYIAKLRYSVPGVTLISPPPHHDIYSIEDLAQLIFDLKQVNPQALISVKLVSEPGVGTIATGVAKAYADLITIAGYDGGTGASPLSSVKYAGCPWELGLVETQQALVANGLRHKIRLQVDGGLKTGMDIIKAAILGAESFGFGTGPMVALGCKYLRICHLNNCATGVATQDEKLRQSHYHGLPERVIHYFHFIAQETRELMAQLGVKRLTDLIGRTDLLEILEGISAKQSKLNLEPLLETVEPHTGKAQHCTEGNPPFDQGTLNKLIVAQAMPYVENAQSKTFYFDIQNTDRSVGASLSGEIAARYGDQGRAADPIKLHFNGTAGQSFGVWNAAGVELTLIGDANDYVGKGMAGGCITILPPAGSAFKSHEATIIGNTCLYGATGGKLFAAGRAGERFAVRNSGAISVIEGIGDNGCEYMTGGIVCVLGSTGVNFGAGMTGGFAYVLDEFDDFRKRVNPELVEVLSMDTLAIHKEHLRGLITEHVRLTNSQHGESLLENWSQWVNKFALVKPKSSDVSALLGHRSRSSAELRVQAQ from the coding sequence ATGTTGTATGACAGATTGCAGGAAAAAGATAACTGTGGCTTTGGATTAATTGCACATATTGAAGGAGAGCCTAGCCACAAAGTGGTGCGCACAGCCATACACGCACTGGCTCGGATGCAGCACAGGGGCGCAATTCTGGCGGATGGAAAAACAGGTGATGGCTGTGGTTTGTTAATGCAAAAACCAGACCGTTTTTTCCAAATGATCGCTAACGAGCAATCATGGCGGCTCGCTAAAAATTATGCTGTCGGCATGTTGTTTCTAAGCCAGGATGCCAAAATCGCCCAATTATGCCGTGATATTATCGAACAGGAATTACAACACGAAACCCTATCCATTGTGGGTTGGCGGGAAGTTCCTATCAATCGCGATATCTTAGGTGATATTGCCTTATCAAGCCTTCCTCGTATTGAGCAAGTTTTTATCAACGCACCCGCCGGATGGCGAGCGCAAGATCTGGAACGCCGCCTGTTCGTTTCCCGACGCCGTATAGAAAAACGTATTACCGATAATGACTTTTATATTTGCAGCCTGTCCAATTTGGTCACGATTTATAAAGGATTGTGCATGGCTGCGGATTTACCGCGTTTCTATCCCGATTTGGCTGACCTGCGCATGGAATCTGCCATCTGTTTATTCCATCAGCGCTTTTCAACCAATACCATTCCCCGTTGGCCGCTGGCACAACCCTTTCGCTATCTGGCTCACAATGGAGAAATCAATACCATTACGGGAAACCGTGAATGGGCTAAAGCCAGGGCCTATAAATTCCGCACGCCACTGATCCCAGATTTACATACTGCGGCTCCTTTTGTTAATGAAACCGGCTCCGATTCCAGTTCATTGGATAACATGCTGGAGCTGTTTCTCAATGGCGGTATGGATTTAATCCGCGCAATGCGTTTGCTCGTTCCACCGGCATGGCAGAATAACCCTGATATGGATGATGATCTGCGTGCATTCTTCGATTTTAACTCCATGCACATGGAACCCTGGGATGGGCCAGCCGGCATTGTGATTTCCGATGGACGTTATGCCGCCTGTAATTTGGATCGCAATGGCTTACGCCCTGCCCGTTACGTGATTACCAAAGATAAGCTGATTACCTGCGCTTCTGAAGTGGGTATTTGGGATTACCAACCCGATGAAGTTGTCGAGAAAGGCCGTGTCGGGCCAGGTGAGCTAATGGTTATCGATACCTATGAAGGGCGTATTCTTCACTCAGCGGAAACTGACAATGATCTAAAAAGCCGCCACCCTTATAAAGAATGGCTAGAAAAGAACGTCAAGCCTTTGATTCCGTTTGAAGAGCTGCCAGAAACACAAGTCGGGCAACGCGGGTTAGATGACCGCCTGTTGGCAACTTATCACAAGCAGTTCGCCTACAGTAATGAAGAGTTGGATCAAGTTATCCGTACCCTCGGTGAAAATGCTCAAGAAGCGACGGGTTCAATGGGCGATGATACACCGTTTGCCGTGCTTTCCAGCCGTCCGCGCATTATCTATGACTATTTTCGCCAGCAATTCGCCCAGGTGACCAATCCTCCCATCGATCCATTACGTGAATCTCATGTGATGTCGCTGGCTACCCGCATTGGGCGAGAAATGAATGTCTTTTGTGAAGCGGAAGGGCAGGCTCATCGGTTGTGCTTTCAATCGCCCGTCCTGCTCTATTCTGATTTCGTGCAACTAACAACACGGCAGGAACCCTATTATCGCGCTGATACATTGGATTTGACCTTCAATCCACAGGAAATATCCCTGAAACAAGCGGTCTTAACTTTATGTGAAAGAGCCGAGGAACTCGCCCGCAATGGTGCTGTATTGTTGGTGCTATCCGATCGCAATATTGCACCAGAAAGAATTCCCATCCCCGCACCAATGGCTGTCGGTGCTATCCAGCACTGCCTGGTTGAGAAAAACTTGCGCTGCGATACCAACTTGATTGTAGAAACCGCCAGTGCGCGTGATCCGCATCATTTTGCGGTATTGATGGGGTTTGGCGCTACCGCTGTTTACCCTTATCTGGCCTATGAATCACTGGGAAAAATGGTGGATGATGGCACAATCAATGCGCCATATGCCCGCGTGATGCTTAATTATCGTAATGGCATCAATAAAGGGCTGTATAAGATTATGTCCAAAATGGGCATCTCCACCATTTCCTCTTATCGCTGCTCTAAGTTATTCGAAGCCGTTGGTTTGCACCAGGATGTAACAGCGATCTGCTTCAATGGTGTTGTCAGCCGGATTGGGGGAGCGGATTTCAGCGATTTTGAACAAGATCTGCGTAATCTTGCCAAACGAGCATGGTTGCATCGCCACCCCATCGATCAAGGGGGACTGCTGAAATATGTCCATAATGGGGAATATCACGCTTATAACCCCGATGTTGTCAAAACATTGCAAACCGCTGTTCACAGTGGCAATTACAGTGATTACCTGAAATATTCCGAACTGGTCAATGGGCGCCCCATCACCACTTTGCGGGATTTGCTCGCCCTTGCGCCTAAAGATGAACCTATCAGCATTGAAGAGGTTGAACCCGCAGAAGCACTGTTCAAACGATTTGATACCGCAGCCATGTCAATTGGCGCACTCAGCCCAGAGGCCCATGAAGCGCTGGCAGAAGCAATGAATACGTTAGGCGGCTTTTCCAACTCTGGCGAAGGTGGCGAAGATCCCGCCCGTTATCGTACCAAGAAAGTTTCCCGCATCAAGCAAGTTGCTTCCGGTCGATTTGGCGTTACACCCGCGTACTTAGCCAGTGCCGATGTGATCCAGATAAAAGTCGCCCAAGGAGCAAAACCCGGGGAAGGGGGTCAACTGCCAGGAGATAAGGTCACGCCTTATATTGCCAAATTGCGCTACTCCGTTCCGGGCGTTACCCTGATTTCTCCGCCTCCACATCACGATATTTATTCAATTGAAGATCTGGCTCAATTGATTTTCGATCTTAAGCAGGTGAATCCACAGGCGCTGATCTCCGTCAAACTGGTTTCAGAACCTGGTGTAGGAACCATTGCCACCGGTGTCGCCAAAGCCTATGCCGACCTGATCACCATCGCCGGTTATGACGGCGGAACAGGTGCCAGCCCGCTCTCTTCGGTCAAATACGCAGGTTGCCCGTGGGAATTGGGGCTGGTGGAAACCCAACAAGCGCTGGTCGCCAATGGATTACGCCATAAAATCCGCCTTCAAGTTGATGGGGGATTAAAAACAGGAATGGATATCATCAAAGCGGCGATTTTAGGCGCAGAAAGTTTCGGTTTCGGCACTGGTCCAATGGTTGCTCTTGGCTGTAAGTATTTGCGCATCTGTCACTTAAATAACTGTGCGACGGGTGTCGCTACACAAGATGAAAAATTACGCCAATCGCATTATCACGGCTTGCCAGAAAGAGTCATTCACTATTTCCACTTTATTGCGCAGGAAACTCGTGAACTGATGGCGCAATTAGGGGTGAAAAGACTGACCGATTTGATTGGACGCACAGATTTACTGGAAATACTTGAGGGAATTTCTGCCAAGCAAAGCAAGCTCAATCTCGAACCATTGCTGGAAACGGTGGAACCTCATACCGGCAAAGCGCAGCATTGCACCGAAGGGAATCCGCCTTTTGACCAAGGTACGCTGAATAAATTGATCGTCGCCCAGGCTATGCCTTATGTAGAAAACGCGCAAAGCAAAACGTTCTATTTTGATATCCAAAATACCGACCGCTCTGTTGGCGCCTCCCTCTCTGGTGAGATTGCGGCTCGGTATGGCGATCAAGGGCGCGCTGCCGATCCGATCAAGCTACATTTCAATGGAACAGCCGGGCAAAGTTTTGGCGTCTGGAATGCTGCCGGTGTCGAACTGACGTTAATCGGTGATGCCAATGATTATGTTGGCAAGGGTATGGCTGGCGGCTGTATTACCATCCTTCCTCCTGCCGGCTCCGCATTTAAAAGTCACGAAGCCACTATTATCGGCAATACCTGCCTTTATGGGGCAACAGGTGGGAAACTTTTTGCTGCCGGACGCGCCGGTGAACGCTTCGCAGTACGTAATTCAGGTGCCATCAGCGTTATTGAGGGGATCGGTGACAATGGCTGTGAATATATGACTGGCGGGATCGTCTGTGTCCTGGGTAGCACGGGCGTAAATTTTGGTGCAGGTATGACAGGTGGATTTGCTTACGTCCTTGATGAATTTGATGACTTCCGCAAACGCGTCAATCCAGAACTGGTAGAAGTTCTCTCAATGGATACCCTTGCCATTCATAAAGAACATCTGCGGGGATTAATCACCGAACATGTCCGTCTGACAAACTCTCAACACGGTGAAAGCCTATTGGAAAATTGGTCTCAATGGGTCAATAAGTTTGCTTTGGTTAAACCTAAATCCAGTGATGTCAGTGCGTTGTTGGGACACCGTAGCCGTTCTTCTGCCGAATTGCGAGTTCAGGCACAGTAA
- a CDS encoding glutamate synthase small subunit, translating to MSQNVYQFIDLQRVDPPKKLLKIRKIEFVEIYEPFSEIQAQAQADRCLSCGNPYCEWKCPVHNYIPNWLKLANEGRIIEAAELSHQTNSLPEVCGRVCPQDRLCEGACTLNDDFGAVTIGNIERYINDTAIAMGWKPDMSHVIPTGKRVAVVGAGPAGLACADVLTRNGVQAVVYDRHPEIGGLLTFGIPAFKLEKEVIIRRRKIFAEMGIEFRLNTEIGQDITLAELTKEFDAVFLGVGTYQSIRGGLENENADGVYDALPFLIANTRHLMGYPSLPEQPYVDMKGKRVLVLGGGDTAMDCVRTSIRQGAAHVICAYRRDEENMPGSRREVKNAKEEGAEFRFNLQPISIEINGAGRVCGVKVVKTQLSALDEKGRRQAEIIQGSEFLIEADAVIMAFGFKPHTMSWLDEHQVKIDQKGRIIAPASSDLPFQTSNPKIFAGGDAVRGSDLVVTAIDEGRKAAFSILDYFEV from the coding sequence ATGAGTCAGAATGTTTATCAATTTATCGACTTACAACGTGTCGATCCACCTAAGAAATTATTGAAAATCAGAAAAATAGAATTTGTTGAGATTTATGAACCCTTTTCTGAAATTCAGGCACAGGCACAAGCAGATCGCTGCCTCTCTTGTGGTAATCCATATTGTGAATGGAAGTGTCCCGTACATAACTACATTCCAAATTGGCTGAAACTTGCCAATGAAGGACGCATCATCGAAGCAGCGGAATTATCACACCAGACCAACAGCTTGCCAGAAGTCTGTGGTCGGGTCTGTCCACAAGATCGCCTGTGTGAAGGCGCTTGTACCCTGAATGATGACTTCGGTGCTGTCACTATCGGCAACATTGAACGCTATATCAATGACACAGCTATCGCGATGGGCTGGAAACCAGATATGTCGCATGTCATCCCAACAGGTAAACGGGTTGCTGTGGTTGGGGCGGGGCCAGCAGGATTAGCTTGTGCAGATGTCCTGACGCGTAATGGCGTACAAGCGGTGGTTTACGATCGCCATCCTGAAATTGGTGGTTTGCTTACATTTGGCATTCCCGCCTTTAAACTGGAAAAAGAGGTAATCATTCGCCGCCGTAAAATATTTGCCGAGATGGGGATTGAATTCCGCCTCAACACAGAAATAGGACAAGATATCACTCTGGCTGAACTCACCAAAGAATTTGATGCCGTATTTCTTGGGGTGGGTACCTATCAATCCATCCGTGGTGGACTGGAGAACGAAAACGCTGACGGGGTCTATGACGCCTTACCCTTTTTAATTGCTAACACCCGTCATTTGATGGGTTACCCATCTCTGCCTGAGCAGCCTTATGTTGATATGAAGGGTAAACGTGTTCTGGTGCTGGGCGGCGGTGATACAGCAATGGACTGCGTCCGTACTTCGATTCGTCAGGGTGCAGCTCATGTTATCTGCGCCTATCGGCGAGATGAGGAAAATATGCCTGGCTCCCGCCGTGAAGTAAAAAATGCGAAAGAAGAAGGTGCAGAATTTCGTTTTAATCTGCAACCCATTAGCATTGAGATTAATGGTGCGGGACGGGTTTGTGGCGTCAAAGTGGTGAAGACACAACTAAGCGCCCTGGATGAAAAAGGCCGTCGTCAGGCTGAGATTATTCAAGGTTCCGAGTTTTTGATAGAAGCCGATGCAGTCATTATGGCCTTTGGTTTCAAGCCTCACACTATGAGCTGGCTGGATGAACATCAAGTCAAGATCGATCAAAAAGGCCGCATTATCGCGCCTGCATCCAGTGACCTGCCTTTCCAGACCAGTAATCCTAAAATATTCGCCGGCGGGGATGCCGTACGTGGTTCTGACTTAGTAGTAACCGCCATTGATGAAGGCAGAAAAGCCGCTTTCAGCATCCTCGACTATTTTGAAGTCTAA
- the sspB gene encoding ClpXP protease specificity-enhancing factor, with protein MEMTQMSPRRPYLLRAHYEWLLDNDMTPHIVVDVNCYGVNVPMEYAQNGQIILNISPRAVGNLQLTNDEVRFNARFGGVGRQVAVPMAAVIAVYARENGAGMMFEPELAYDADSAESVETDMPAADNLVHIHNSKHSKKASHDDDSPDDEPPQPTKGRPTLRVVK; from the coding sequence ATGGAGATGACTCAAATGTCTCCACGCCGCCCCTATCTACTGCGGGCACATTATGAATGGCTGTTGGATAATGACATGACCCCGCATATTGTTGTGGATGTTAACTGTTATGGCGTTAACGTCCCGATGGAATATGCACAAAATGGGCAAATTATCTTGAATATCTCGCCGAGAGCGGTTGGCAATTTGCAATTGACGAACGATGAAGTGAGATTTAATGCCCGATTTGGTGGTGTTGGTCGTCAGGTAGCTGTTCCAATGGCAGCTGTGATTGCCGTTTATGCCCGTGAAAATGGCGCAGGAATGATGTTTGAGCCAGAACTTGCCTATGACGCGGATAGTGCTGAGTCAGTAGAAACGGATATGCCAGCAGCGGATAATCTGGTGCATATCCACAATAGTAAGCATAGTAAAAAAGCATCTCATGATGATGATTCGCCAGATGACGAACCACCTCAACCGACAAAAGGTCGCCCAACTTTGCGCGTCGTAAAATAA